GACGTCCATGACCTCAGGTTCATTCGACGCGCTCGCAAACTCGGCTTTTCGATCGAGGAAATTGGCGACCTTCTCGCATTATGGCGGGACGAAACCCGTCCAAGCAGCGAGGTTCGGCGCATCGCCATGACGCACGTCGAGGATCTTGAGCAGCGCGTGGCCGAAGCGCAGGCGATGATTGCGACATTGCGCGCGCTGGTCAACGCATGCCCCGGCGACGCCACGCCAAATTGTCCGATCCTTCAGGAACTTGGCGGGACGCGCCTTAAATAGGCAAGGACGCCCCGCTGCGCAGGCGCAAGGAGAGGAAGCGAACCGCCCTCGATCATGCTCACCAGTTGCCAGGCGCCATAAATCCGGTTCCGGTTGCGAGCATGGATTCGTGCGGTTCACGGAATTTCCGCATTCAGCGTCACTCCGGCCATTTCCGCTTCGGCGCTGGCGCCCGCTTTTGCCAACTTCTGCCGGTCACGATGTCGTTTGTGTCGACGGATGCGTTCCCGCGCGCTGGGGGAAGACGACGATCAGGGCAAGGATGGCGACGACGAGCACGGCGGAAGCATAATAGCGGCTCAAGGCCAGTCCCCCGAGCGCGTGCGGCTTGTCCAGAAGATCGCCGACCGTGGCGCCAAGTGGCCGGGTCAGGATGAAGGCGCCCCAGAAAAGCGCGACGCGCGAAATGCTGGTGAAATAATAGAGCGCGGCGGTCATGAGAATCGCGGCGCCGAAAACCAGTGCGCCGCCGCCGAAACCCAAGCCGTTGGTGTCGGCCATCCAGTCGCCGAGGGCCGTGCCAAGCGTCTGCGAAAACAGGATGGTCGTCCAGTAGAAGGCCTCGACCCGTGGCGTCGTCACCGTTTCGACCGAGACGCTACCCTCCGCCCAGCGCCACACGGCCAGCGAGCTCACGAGCAGCGCGAGCAGCAGCGACGAACCGCCGGCATAGCCGATCCCGAGCGACCGGTCGGCAAAATCGGCAAAAGTCGTGCCGACTGTGGTGGTGGCGACGATCGTCAGCCAGTAGAGGTAGGGGTTGAAGCGGCTTTCGCGAACCTGGGCGGTCACGGCCAGAACGAAAATCACGGAAAAAATCATCGTGCCGACGGCATAGCCGAGGTTCATCGACATGGTGACGGCGTCGCCGCCGGTTTCTCCGAGCGTCGTCGCAAGAACCTTGATGATCCAGAAGCCGAGCGTGACCTCGGGAACCTTGCTCAGCGCCGCTTTTCGGGCCTCATTCATGGAATGCCTCATGAATTCCTTGGCCTGCCTTCGCCGCGCGCGGCGAAGGCAGGCCGGACATGTCGCGTCGAACTCAGTCCGGATGGGGGCCTTCACGGTCGTTTTCCAGAACCTTGCCGGTCCTGGCGTCCACGCCGACCTCCTGGGTCACGGCGCCGCGCCTGATGTCGAAGGAATAGCGCAGACCGCTGCCTCCGCGCTCACGCTCGAGCTCTTCATCCGTGATCGCGCCGGGATGCGCTTTCAGGGCGATGGCGCGCGCCTCCCGGATGCCAACCTTCGCCTCTCCAGCCAATTTCTGTCCGGTAAAGGCGAACGCCGGCGGCGCAAGCGTCAACAAAACTGCGATCCCGCCAATCAGGCCCAGCCTTTTTGATGTCAGGTTCATTATTTTCTCCAGTGGCCTCCGGCCATTTGCGGCGCTTGGCCGCAGCTGCGCGAATGTCTCGCATCCGGATGATTGTGCGACAGAAGAATTAGGGGCGAATTAGGCGCCGCCGGGGCGGACGGCGTCGCGCGGGAGGACGACCCGCGCGATGACGCCGCTCGTGCCGTCCGAACGGTTTTCGACGGTCAGTTCGAACCCATGACGTTCGGCGATCCGGCGCGTGATCGCCAGACCGAGGCCCGTCCCTTCCGTATCCTGGGGAGCGCCTCGATAGAAGCGATCGAAAATACGGGTTTCGGCGCCCTTGGGCAGACCTGGCCCCGTATCGACGATTTCGACCACGGGGCGGTTATCGCGGCGAACGAGCGCGACATCGATCCTTCCGCCGGCGGGCGTGTAGCGTGTCGCATTGTCGATCAGGCTCGCGAATAGGGCGCGGACGTCCCGCTCGACGCCCTGAACCATGGCGTCGGCGGCGAATTCGATTCCAATGTCCAGGTCTTTGTCTTGCGCCAGCGGCGCGCAGTCGGCGACGCCGTCGAGCAGAAGCGCGCGCAGGTCGAACGTCTCGCTCCTGGCGGGCGGAGGTTCGTCGAGCCGAGCGAGGTCAAGAAGTTGATTGACCAACGCGCCCGCGCGCTTCACCCCCGCGGCGAGCGTGGCCACGCGCTCGTCTTGACCCGCGCCGCGGACGCCGGCGAGATTCTCGACCTGGATTTGCATGGCGGCGAGCGGGGTGCGCAGTTCATGCGCGGCGTCGGCGAGAAATCGCTTCTTCGCCTCGGTTGCAGCCTGAAGGCGCCCGATGAGTCCGTTCATGCTTTCCACGAGCGGCTTCACTTCGGTGGGAACGCCGGCAAGCGGGATTTGCTCGGTCGCAGTCGCGCTGCGCGCCGCGATTTTTGCGGCGAGGTCGTTCAGCCGCCCGATCATGCGGTTCATCGCCCATCCCACCACCAGCCACGAAAGCGGAATGACAATGAGGATCGGCGTGGCCGCGCCGAGCGCCGCGCTGTCCGCGATTTCGGCGCGAACCGTCTCCCGCTGGGCGACCTGCACAGTCCGGGCCTGGTCGCCGACCATATAGACCCGCCACGATTCGCCGCCGGCCGAGGCATTGGTGAAGCCCGGCTTGGCCTGGCGTGGAATCCGGACATCCGGCATGGATTGATGGATCATGCGGCCGGCTCCGTCCCAGATCGTGATCGCGAAGCGATCCTCGGGATCCTGGTCCGCGGCCGCCGGACCCGCCGCCGGCGACAGGCCCGTCCCGGCGTTCAGCGCAATCTGCCGGAGCTGGCCGTCAAAAAATTCCGCTGCCTCGCCGCGGGCGTAAACATAGGCGACGAGGATCGCGGCGAGGCCGACGATCGTCAGCAGTCCGGTCATCCAGATCAGAGCGGCGCGGCGCAGGGAGTTGGTCATGACTTCGGGACCATCCATCCCGCGCCCCGGACATTAAGGATGACGGCCTTTCCGAACTTGCGCCGGATCGAATGAATCAGGACGTCGACGGCGTTGCTCTCGACTTCCTCGCCCCATCCGTAAATGCGCTCTTCGATCTGAGCGCGGGAAAGGATTCGTCCCGGCCTTTCGAGCAGCGCGTGCATCAGGGCGTATTCCCGCGCTGGCAGCACCTCTGTCACCTTTTCGTAGGACATTTCATGGGTCTCGGTGTTGAGCTCCAACGCGCCTGTGGCCAGTAGAGCCGTGGCCTGACCGGCTCGGCGCCGGATCAGCGCGCGCATGCGCGCCAGCAGTTCGCGCGTCTCGAACGGCTTGACGAGATAATCGTCGGCGCCGAGATCGAGCCCGGCGACGCGGTCGTCGATATGATCGCGCGCGGTGATAATGAGCACGGGCGTGTCTATGCCTTCGCGCCGGCCCGCCTTCAGAACCTCGAACCCATCGGCGCGCGGCAATCCCATATCGAGCAGCACGATCGCATAGCCTTCGTCGCGCAAGGCCACCTCGGCCTGCGCGCCGTCGCGGACCCAGTCGACCGACATTCCCGCGGCGGAAAGCGCCGTGACCAAGCCCTTGCCAATCATCGCATCGTCTTCAATGAGCAGAACGCGCATTTGTCACCAACTCTCACCGGAGGTTTCACATTCCAGCGCCGCGCACAAGACGGAAGAGACTCTCCGCTGCGACGGCAATCGAGGAGGCGTGCGGCGGACGACGTCCGCAAAGTTCATGATTCGCTGGATAGCTCCGCCGGAGTTTCGGCCGTTTCGGGCGGTATTGCGGCCATTCGCGCGCGGGAGGCGAGCGTAGGATTACGACCGGCAGGAGCGAAGACCATGCCGCGTCGTCGGGCGTCCATCTCATGATACGCCATGGCCGAACAGATGCCGAGGGTTGCCTGACGCGCCTTGCGCGTCAGGCAACCCTCAAATCGTCACCTGCGCGCCCATCTCCACCACGCGATCCGACGGGATCGAGAAGAAGTCCGTGGCATTGGTCGCCTGTTTCGACAGGCTGACGAAGAGCTTGTCCTGCCAGGGCGGCATGCCGGACACCGGCGATGTTTTCAGCGTCCTTTTGCCGAGGAAGAAGGACGTGGTCATGATGTCGAATTTCACCCCGCATTTGCGCATCAAAGCCATGGCGGCCGGCACGCGCGGGCTTTCCATGAAGCCGAAATAGAGGGTTACGCGCATGAAATCATGCGAAAGCTTCTCTATTTCGAAGCGATTCGCTTCGGAGACGCGCGGCGTCGGCTTGGTGACGACGTTCATGATCACGATGCGCTCGTGCAGCACCTTGTTGTGCTTGAGATTGTGCATCAGCGCGGACGGCGCGACATTGGGATCGCCGGTGAGGAAGACCGCCGTGCCCGGCACGCGGGTCGGCTTGGATTTTTCCATCATGCGGATGAGATCGACGGTCGGAATCGAATCGCGATGGGTCTTCTTGCCGAGAAGGTCGGTGCCGCGCACCCATGTCCACATCACCACCATCGACAATCCGCCAAGACCGAGCGGCACCCAGCCGCCTTCGAGCACCTTGACCAGATTGGCGGCCAGGAAGGCGAGATCGACGGTGAGGAACAGGCAGATGAAGGGGATAGCGGCGACGAGCGGCCAGCGCCACAATTTCCACACCACGAAAAAGGCGAGCGCCGTGGTCACCACCATCGTGCCGGTCACCGCAATGCCATAGGCATTGGCGAGATTGTCCGAGCTGCGGAACAGAAAGACCAGCAGCAGCACGCCGACCAGCAAGGTCCGATTGACGCGCGGGACGAAAATCTGTCCTTCCGTGGTCGCCGATTTGTGCTGGATTTCGAGGCGCGGCAGCAGGCCGAGCTGGATCGCCTGGCGCGACAGCGAGAAGGCTCCCGTGATGACCGCCTGGCTGGCGATGACGGTGGCGGCGGTCGCGAGCACGACGAACGGAATGAGCGCCCAGGGCGGCGCCATCAGATAGAACGGGTCCTTGACCGCCGCGGGGTTTTTCAGCACCAGCGCGCCCTGGCCGAGATAATTCGTCACCAGCGCCGGCAGGACGAAGCACAGCCAGGCGATCTGGATCGGTCGTCGGCCGAAATGGCCCATGTCGGCGTAAAGCGCCTCCGCGCCGGTCACGGCGAGAAAGACGAGGCCGAGGGTGACGAAGCCGGTCGCGCCATGGCCGAACAGGAATTCAATGCCCCTTATCGGGTCGAAGGCGTAGAGGATCCGCGGCGCGTCGGCGATGTGGAAAAGCCCGAGAACCCCGATGAGGCCGAAGAAAACCACCATGATCGGGCCGAAATAGGCCGCGACCCTGGCCGTGCCGCCGCTCTGCACCACGAACAAAGTCACCAGAATGACCACCGCGATCGGCAGGACATAGGGCTCGAAGGCGCTTGACGCGGTATTGAGGCCCTCGACCGCCGACAGCACGGAAATTGCTGGCGTGATGATGGCGTCGCCGGAAAACAGCGCCGCCCCGGCGACGCCGAGCAGGAAGATCGCCTTCGAGCCGCGGCCGAGCGCGTTCTGCGCCAGGGCCATCAGCGACAGGGTGCCGCCTTCGCCCTTGTTGTCGGCGCGCATCAGGAAGAACACATATTTCAGGGTCACCACGAAGAACAGGGCCCAGATCAGCAGCGAAACGATGCCGATGACCTCGGATTCGATCACGCCGTCCTTCTTCATATGGTCCAACGCCGCCTTGAGGGCGTAGAGCGGGCTGGTCCCGATGTCCCCATAGACCACGCCCATCGACCCGAGCAGCAGGGTCCAGAAGCCTTCGGGATGTTCGGAGGGAGGTTCGGCTGGCGTCCGGAGGGAGTCGGAAGAAGGGGCGACGGCGCTGGTAGGAACTGTGTCTTGCGACATGGAGACTCCTGGCTGCCGCCTCAAAATTGAGGCGCTACCAAGGCAAACCTATAGACCTTTCCGTGGCGCCGGAGAAGGGGCCGGGCTTAGCCTTTCGGTTGAGCCGATTGCGACGGCCCGGAATTGCTGGCAAGAGGCGCCATGATTTTCGATCCGCCGCGCTCCGCCCCCGTCCTGCCGATCGACGAGGCCCTGCCGCGCCTCGCGGAAAAACTTGAGGAAACCGAACGGGTTGTGCTGGTCGCGCCGCCCGGGGCCGGCAAGACCACGCGCGTTCCCCTCGCTCTGCTCGACGCGCGCTGGCGGGGCGACGGCAAGATCGTGGTGCTGGAGCCGCGCCGCCTCGCCGCTCGCGCCGCCGCCGAACGGATGTCGACTCTCATGGGCGACAAACTCGGCGAAACCATCGGCCTGAAGGTGCGCCTGCAATCCTTGAGCGGGCCGAAAACGCGAATCGAGGTGGTGACCGAGGGCGTTTTCGCCCGCATGATTCTCGACGACCCGTCGCTTGAAGGCGTCGCGGCGGTGCTGTTCGACGAATTCCACGAGCGTTCGCTCGACGCCGATCTCGGCCTCGCTTTGGCGCTCGACGCCCAGGCCGCGCTGCGGCCGGATTTGCGCCTTCTGGTCATGTCCGCGACGCTTGACGGCGCCCGCGTCGCGAAACTGATGCGGGACGCGCCGATCGTCGAATCGCAGGGGCGCGCTTTTCCTGTCGAGACCGTCTATCTCGGCCGCGACCCGCGCGAAAGAATCGAGGACGCCGCCGCCCGCGCCGTGCGCCGCGCGCTTGCCGAACAGCCCGGTTCGCTGCTCGTTTTCCTGCCCGGCCAGGGCGAAATCCTGCGCCTTGCCGCGCGCCTTGAGGAAAACCTGAACGACGAGGCGATCGACGTCTGCCCGCTCTATGGCGCGATGGAGCGCGCGGCGCAGGATCGCGCCATCCGCCCCGCCGCGGAAGGCCGGCGCAAAATCGTGCTCGCGACCTCGATCGCGGAAACCTCGATCACCATCGACGGCGTCCGCGTCGTTATCGATTGCGGCCTCGTCCGCGCGCCCCGCTTCGAGCCCGATCTTGGCCTCACCCGCCTCGAAACCCTGCGCGTTTCGCGGGCCGCCGCCGATCAGCGGCGCGGGCGCGCCGGCCGCACCCAGCCCGGCCTGTGCTACCGGCTGTGGGAAGAGGCCGCGACCGGCGCGCTGCCGGCTTTCGCCCAACCCGAAATCCTCGCCGCCGATCTTTCGGGGCTGCTGCTCGACCTCGCCGCCTGGGGCGCGCGCGATCCGGGCGAATTGCTCTGGCTCGACCCGCCGCCCGCGCCCGCCTGCGCCGAAGCCCGCGCTTTGCTGCAAAAACTCGGCGCGCTCGATGCGATGAGCGCGATCACCACTCGTGGAAAGGCGATGCGCCGCCTGCCGCTGCCGCCGCGCCTCGCGCGCATGGCGCTTCAGGCGGAAAATTTCGGCGCCGGCGAGCGGGCCTGCGAACTTGCCGTGGTCCTGAGCGAACGGGGCCTGGGCGGCGATTCGCCCGATCTTGCCGGGCGTCTGGAGCGATTCGCCCGCGACAATGCGCCGCGCGCCAGGGATGGCCGTCGTCTCGCCCATGGCTGGGCCCATGCGCTGCGCTCGGCCGCGCGCGAACTGGACGAAAAGAGCGCGCCGATCGCGCTCTCTCCCGGCGCCCTCATTGCTTTGGCTTTTCCCGACCGCATCGCCCGGGCGCGCGGCAAGCGCGGCGACTTTCTCATGGCCAATGGCCGGGCCGCCAGCCTCGAACCGTCTTCGCCGCTTGCGGGCGCAGCCATGCTCGCCGTGGCCGAGGTCGTCGGCCGCGCGGGCGCGAGCCAGATCGTCGCGGCGGCCGAACTGGCCGTGGATGAGTTCGAAACCTTGTTCGGGGCCGAAATCGTCGTTCGCGACGAGACGCGCTTCGACGCCGCGAGCGGCGGCCTGCGTCGCCGCGAGACGCGGCGCTTCGGCGCCTTGACCCTGGCGGAGCGCAATCTCCCGGTCGAAGCCTCGCTGGAAAACGCGCAGATGCTTGCGCGGGCCGCGGCCGCCTTCGGCCTCGACCGCCTGGGCTGGAGCAAGGCGCAAGGGCAATTGCGCGAGCGCGTCGCCTTCCTGCGCGGTGCTTTCTCAAGCGAGGGAGACAATCCCTGGCCGGATTTGAGCGAGGCGGGGCTTGCCGAGAACCCGGAAGAATGGCTCGCGCCCTTCATCCTCGGCCGCCAGAAGCTCGACGAGATCGCCGCGGAGAATTTCGACGCCGCTCTGGCCGCGCTGATTCCCTGGGATCTGGCGCGGCGGCTGGAGGCGGAGGCGCCGACCCATTTTGTCACCCCCGCCGGCTCCGCCATCGCTCTGGATTACGGCGGGGCGGAAGGCCCCGTTCTGGCGGTGCGGGTGCAGGAGCTTTACGGCCTGGCGATTCATCCGAGCCTCGCCGGGGGCAGGGCGCCGCTGACCCTGCATCTGCTCTCGCCGGCGCACCGGCCGATCCAGATCACCCGCGACCTGCCCGGCTTCTGGAAAGGCTCCTGGGCGGCAGTGAAAGCGGAGATGAAGGGCCGCTATCCGCGCCATGTCTGGCCGGACGATCCGGCCGCCGCCGCGCCGACGACCCGCGCGAAGCCGCGGGGAAGCTGAAATTCGCCGCCGCCCGCCGCCGCTTCGTGGGCGTCGTGGCTTCGTTTCAATTCTGGCGCGGCGGGTTCGGCGTTTCGGACCGCGAAGCTCGACGCTCGCTCGTCGGGGCCTGGCGATCGGGCGACGGCGCGCCCAGGACCAGTCCCGCATAAAGGCTGGGCGCGCCGTTATCGTCGAAGATCGCGCGCCAAATTTTCCGTAAAGCGCCCATGGGATTCCTCCTTCGTCTCGAAGGTGTCGAAGAGTGAAATAATGTTGTGCGCTTGAATTAACAATCCGTAAAGGCCTTCGCAAAGCCCTGATCGGTCTCGAATTGCCGAGGTGAAGGCGATGCGTCAGCCGTGAATCGCGCGCTGACCGTAAGCCGCGTCGCCGGCGGAAACACGAAAAGTTTAAAGATTGGCAACCTTTGAGGAAATAAGGTGCGCTCAGGAAACACCCGAAATCTAAGTCTTCCACCCTTATGAATGCATAAACGTTCGCATTTTCTTCATGCCTTGATGGCGTTGAGATGAATGGAGAGGGTGACCAAAGAGGTATATCATGTATACCCACGACACGCCCGGCCGCTTCAGCTGTGAGCAACTTGAAATCTTTGCCAAGGCCGACGCCATGTTTGGAATGTCTTTTCCCTATATGAGCGAAATTCACCCATCCGCGGCGCGTCATTCTTTCAGCCTGTTCGGCCAGGTTCTGGCCCATGCGGCCAGAACGCCGCTCCGCGCCCTGGCGCGCCGCAAGGCGCCGGCCGGTCCCGTCCTCGCGCCGCGCTGAGCGAAAGCCGGCTTCCGGTTTTCGAAATGTCGGCGCTCCAGTCGCCCGCGACGTCCCGTCGCGGGCTTTTTGTTATGATCGCGACGCCCGGCGAGCAGCGGGCGCACATGATTGCGAGTCGCAAAATGCATATTCCATCCGTCGATCCCCTGGTCGCCGTCGGCGTGATCGCCTCGACCGCGGCGACAGACGCCGTTTACGTGCTTTTCAACGCCTCGGTCTCCGAGCGCAGGAGATTCGCCGCCGCGACCTGGAGCAGCGTGTGGTATCTTTTGTCCGCCTTCGCGGTGATCAGCTATACGTCGAACTGGATTTACGTCCTCTTCGCCGCCTCGGGGTCCTGGATCGGCGGTTTCTTCTCGATCACCGCGCTGAACTGGATCAAAATGCGAAAGGGCGGCGCGCCGGCGACGGAATGAGGGATCCGTCTCCTGGGAATGGCGCGGGGCGTCGGCCGGCGCGCTCGAAGACGCGAAGCCGGCTTCGACGGAAATCCCTCATAACGGCTGTCTGGCGCGGCGGCGCCCCACCCAGCGCGAGCAGGAATCTCTAATGAATTGATTCTACGATAATTTTGGTGGAGCTGAGGGGATTCGAACCCCTGACCTCTGCAGTGCGATTGCAGCGCTCTCCCATCTGAGCTACAGCCCCGTTCCGGAGCGGGTGTTTAGGGCTCGCGCGCTTTCCTGTCAATCGGAACGCGCGCCTTGGCTCATGAAAAATGGCCCATGAAACTAAACAATGAAATCTTGCGGCGGCAAAACTTGTTCCGTCGCGCCAAAAACCCTAAAAGGCGGCGGTCCCACTCGGTCTAATCATTTGGCCCGGAGTCGCAATGTCCGCCGCAGCCTTCCTCCTTCCCGTGTTCCGGGTTCTCGATATGGCCATCAACCTCTATTGGTGGGTCATCATCGTCATGGCCGTCATGTCCTGGCTGCTCGCCTTCGACGTGATCAACATGCGCAACGATTTCGTCCGCTCGGTGTGGAACGGCGTCAACGCCCTCACCGAGCCGGCGCTGCGGCCGATCCGCCGCTTCCTGCCCCCGATCGGCGGCATGGATATTTCCCCGATCGTGCTCCTGCTCCTGCTCTCCTTCATCCAGATGGAGCTGGGCCAGCTGGCGCGCAGCCTGATCGTCTCCTCGATGTGACCGCGCCCGCCTTCTGGACCGCCCGCGCCGACGGAATAGACCTCCATGTCCGGCTGACTCCCAAATCCTCGCGCGACGCCCTGGAAGGCGCCGAGACGCGCGACGACGGCGCCCGCGTGCTCAAGGCGCGGGTGCGCGCCGTGCCCGAGGACGGCAAGGCCAACGCCGCCCTGATCGCGCTGGTCGCGAAGAGCCTGAAAGTTCCGGCCTCGCGCGTAAAACTCGCTTCCGGCGCGGCGTCGCGGCAAAAGACCCTTTTCATCGAGGGCGACGCGGAGGCGCTGGCGGAGCGCCTCGCCGCGCTTTTTCCGGACGGTTCAACCGCCTGAAAGAGCGAAGGCGCCATTGCCAAGCCGCGCCGCCATGGCCTAAACGCAGAAGACAGTTCCGCGGGTCTGGGGGCAGACATGAGCAAGACCAATTCCGGCAATTTCTTCGAGGATTTCCAGCTCGGCCAGGTGATCGTCCATGCGACGCCGCGCACGGTGACGGTGGGCGACGTCGCGCTTTATACCGCGCTTTACGGCGGCCGTTTCGCCGTTCAGTCGTCTGACGCCTTCGCCCAGGCGATAGGCTATCCGAGGAGCCCGGTGGACGACCTTCTGGTGTTCCATATTGTCTTCGGCAAGACGGTGCCCGACATTTCGCTCAACGCCGTCGCCAATCTCGGCTATGCCGATTGCCGCTTCCTCGTCCCGGTCTATCCCGGCGACACCCTGTCCTCGACCTCGGAAGTCATCGGCCACAAGGAAAACTCTAACGGCCAGACCGGCGTGGTCTATGTCCGCTCGCGCGGCTTCAACCAGCATGGCGACGCCGTGCTCGAATATGTGCGCTGGGTCATGGTGCGCAAGCGCGACCCCAAATCGCCGGCGCCGGCGGAAGTCACCCCCCAGCTTCCCCGGGCGCTCGCGCCCGACCAACTCGGCGACGCCTGTCCGGTGATCGATCCGCGCAAATATGACCTCGCGCTTGCCGGTTCGCCCTTTCGCTGGGGCGATTATCTGCCGGGCGAGAAGATCGACCATGTCGACGGCATGACGGTCGAGGAGGCCGAGCACCAGCTCGCGACCCGCCTCTACCAGAACACCGCCAAGGTTCATTTCAACCAGTTCACGGAAGGGCAGGGCCGGTTCGGGCGGCGCCTGATCTATGGCGGCCATGTCATTTCGCTCGCCCGGAGCTTGAGCTTCAACGGGCTCGCCAACGCCTTCCACATCGCCGCGATCAACGGCGGGCGCCATGTCAGCCCCTTGTTCGCCGGCCTGACCGTGTTCGCCTGGACCGAAGTGCTGGAGCGCGCCGAAATCCAGGGCCGCGACGACGTCGGAGCGCTGCGCCTGCGCACCATCGCGACCAAGGATCAGCCCTGCGCGGCTCACCCCGCCAAACAGGGCGACGGCTATGATCCGAGCGTCATTCTCGATCTTGACTATTGGGCGCTCGTTCCGCGCTGAAACGAAAAGCCCCCGCGAGCGTCTCGCGGGGGCTTTTATGATCTCTTTCTTCGCGGCTTGTTAATTTCCGCCGGCGGTCAGAACGACCAGCAGGACCAGCATGGCGCCGGCGGAGGCGATGGCCAGGGCGCCGACGCCGGCGAGGCCGAAGGTTAGGCCGAGGACGACGGCCGCGGCGACGATCAGCGCCGCAATGATCATAAAGCCCTTGAGAGCGGCGGCTTCGGTATTGTCCGCATGTTCGACGGACGGGACCTCGACGACGGAAGCGTCGGCAATGAAAGCGTCGCTGCTCATGAATTCCTCTCGCTTTTGGCCTGTGGCCGGGACTGACAAAGGTGAAAACGCCGCTATTTTAAGTTGTCGACGTTTTGACACAGGGGCCCCATCGTATTCCGCGCTCATGGCGCCGCGGCCCGCAGCGATTGCCATACACCCGCTTTCCCGAGAAAAAAAGTGGGGTCAGGAAAATTTATGCCGGCGCAAATAAATATTACGCCTCATCCGCAATGACCTGAATCAAATTTCATCACTGGCGCCTCGATGCGCGCCAGCGCTGCTCAATTCATGCGCCGTTGCGTTTCAGGAACTCCCAAACCTTGCGCGCGGCGTCGAAATTATGGCCC
This genomic interval from Candidatus Rhodoblastus alkanivorans contains the following:
- a CDS encoding ATP-binding protein encodes the protein MDGPEVMTNSLRRAALIWMTGLLTIVGLAAILVAYVYARGEAAEFFDGQLRQIALNAGTGLSPAAGPAAADQDPEDRFAITIWDGAGRMIHQSMPDVRIPRQAKPGFTNASAGGESWRVYMVGDQARTVQVAQRETVRAEIADSAALGAATPILIVIPLSWLVVGWAMNRMIGRLNDLAAKIAARSATATEQIPLAGVPTEVKPLVESMNGLIGRLQAATEAKKRFLADAAHELRTPLAAMQIQVENLAGVRGAGQDERVATLAAGVKRAGALVNQLLDLARLDEPPPARSETFDLRALLLDGVADCAPLAQDKDLDIGIEFAADAMVQGVERDVRALFASLIDNATRYTPAGGRIDVALVRRDNRPVVEIVDTGPGLPKGAETRIFDRFYRGAPQDTEGTGLGLAITRRIAERHGFELTVENRSDGTSGVIARVVLPRDAVRPGGA
- a CDS encoding PepSY domain-containing protein, with product MNLTSKRLGLIGGIAVLLTLAPPAFAFTGQKLAGEAKVGIREARAIALKAHPGAITDEELERERGGSGLRYSFDIRRGAVTQEVGVDARTGKVLENDREGPHPD
- the hrpB gene encoding ATP-dependent helicase HrpB, whose translation is MIFDPPRSAPVLPIDEALPRLAEKLEETERVVLVAPPGAGKTTRVPLALLDARWRGDGKIVVLEPRRLAARAAAERMSTLMGDKLGETIGLKVRLQSLSGPKTRIEVVTEGVFARMILDDPSLEGVAAVLFDEFHERSLDADLGLALALDAQAALRPDLRLLVMSATLDGARVAKLMRDAPIVESQGRAFPVETVYLGRDPRERIEDAAARAVRRALAEQPGSLLVFLPGQGEILRLAARLEENLNDEAIDVCPLYGAMERAAQDRAIRPAAEGRRKIVLATSIAETSITIDGVRVVIDCGLVRAPRFEPDLGLTRLETLRVSRAAADQRRGRAGRTQPGLCYRLWEEAATGALPAFAQPEILAADLSGLLLDLAAWGARDPGELLWLDPPPAPACAEARALLQKLGALDAMSAITTRGKAMRRLPLPPRLARMALQAENFGAGERACELAVVLSERGLGGDSPDLAGRLERFARDNAPRARDGRRLAHGWAHALRSAARELDEKSAPIALSPGALIALAFPDRIARARGKRGDFLMANGRAASLEPSSPLAGAAMLAVAEVVGRAGASQIVAAAELAVDEFETLFGAEIVVRDETRFDAASGGLRRRETRRFGALTLAERNLPVEASLENAQMLARAAAAFGLDRLGWSKAQGQLRERVAFLRGAFSSEGDNPWPDLSEAGLAENPEEWLAPFILGRQKLDEIAAENFDAALAALIPWDLARRLEAEAPTHFVTPAGSAIALDYGGAEGPVLAVRVQELYGLAIHPSLAGGRAPLTLHLLSPAHRPIQITRDLPGFWKGSWAAVKAEMKGRYPRHVWPDDPAAAAPTTRAKPRGS
- a CDS encoding potassium transporter Kup, which translates into the protein MSQDTVPTSAVAPSSDSLRTPAEPPSEHPEGFWTLLLGSMGVVYGDIGTSPLYALKAALDHMKKDGVIESEVIGIVSLLIWALFFVVTLKYVFFLMRADNKGEGGTLSLMALAQNALGRGSKAIFLLGVAGAALFSGDAIITPAISVLSAVEGLNTASSAFEPYVLPIAVVILVTLFVVQSGGTARVAAYFGPIMVVFFGLIGVLGLFHIADAPRILYAFDPIRGIEFLFGHGATGFVTLGLVFLAVTGAEALYADMGHFGRRPIQIAWLCFVLPALVTNYLGQGALVLKNPAAVKDPFYLMAPPWALIPFVVLATAATVIASQAVITGAFSLSRQAIQLGLLPRLEIQHKSATTEGQIFVPRVNRTLLVGVLLLVFLFRSSDNLANAYGIAVTGTMVVTTALAFFVVWKLWRWPLVAAIPFICLFLTVDLAFLAANLVKVLEGGWVPLGLGGLSMVVMWTWVRGTDLLGKKTHRDSIPTVDLIRMMEKSKPTRVPGTAVFLTGDPNVAPSALMHNLKHNKVLHERIVIMNVVTKPTPRVSEANRFEIEKLSHDFMRVTLYFGFMESPRVPAAMALMRKCGVKFDIMTTSFFLGKRTLKTSPVSGMPPWQDKLFVSLSKQATNATDFFSIPSDRVVEMGAQVTI
- a CDS encoding YggT family protein, which translates into the protein MSAAAFLLPVFRVLDMAINLYWWVIIVMAVMSWLLAFDVINMRNDFVRSVWNGVNALTEPALRPIRRFLPPIGGMDISPIVLLLLLSFIQMELGQLARSLIVSSM
- a CDS encoding MaoC family dehydratase; this translates as MSKTNSGNFFEDFQLGQVIVHATPRTVTVGDVALYTALYGGRFAVQSSDAFAQAIGYPRSPVDDLLVFHIVFGKTVPDISLNAVANLGYADCRFLVPVYPGDTLSSTSEVIGHKENSNGQTGVVYVRSRGFNQHGDAVLEYVRWVMVRKRDPKSPAPAEVTPQLPRALAPDQLGDACPVIDPRKYDLALAGSPFRWGDYLPGEKIDHVDGMTVEEAEHQLATRLYQNTAKVHFNQFTEGQGRFGRRLIYGGHVISLARSLSFNGLANAFHIAAINGGRHVSPLFAGLTVFAWTEVLERAEIQGRDDVGALRLRTIATKDQPCAAHPAKQGDGYDPSVILDLDYWALVPR
- a CDS encoding response regulator; translated protein: MRVLLIEDDAMIGKGLVTALSAAGMSVDWVRDGAQAEVALRDEGYAIVLLDMGLPRADGFEVLKAGRREGIDTPVLIITARDHIDDRVAGLDLGADDYLVKPFETRELLARMRALIRRRAGQATALLATGALELNTETHEMSYEKVTEVLPAREYALMHALLERPGRILSRAQIEERIYGWGEEVESNAVDVLIHSIRRKFGKAVILNVRGAGWMVPKS
- the cueR gene encoding Cu(I)-responsive transcriptional regulator — translated: MNIGLAANETGVSAKMIRHYEAIGLLRPAARRANSYRDYGERDVHDLRFIRRARKLGFSIEEIGDLLALWRDETRPSSEVRRIAMTHVEDLEQRVAEAQAMIATLRALVNACPGDATPNCPILQELGGTRLK
- a CDS encoding DUF167 family protein; this encodes MTAPAFWTARADGIDLHVRLTPKSSRDALEGAETRDDGARVLKARVRAVPEDGKANAALIALVAKSLKVPASRVKLASGAASRQKTLFIEGDAEALAERLAALFPDGSTA